AACCGGATTGGCACCAATCGCTGTTCCAACAGCACGAACCGCTGCAGGTCTTTGAACGAGCGAAGCTATATCTGAATAAGAACATGTTTTCCCATAAGGAATTTGCTTTAAGGCTTCCCAAATCTCTTCTTGAAATGGTGTGCCTTTTACATCTATTCTTAATGAAAAAGATTGCCGAGTTCCTTCAAAATATTCTTGCAGTTCATTTATATACGGCATTAATGCTTCTTCATTTACGATAAGGCTTGCATAAGGAAAGCGTTTTTGCATCCAGGCTTTAAGCTCTTCAAACGATTGGCCTGGTGAACCTATATAACAAAGTCCTTTTTCCGTCGTTGCTACATATAATTGCCACTGGCCGTATTCCAGAATGCCCCATTTAATGATTTGTTTTTCCGTGTTCATCTCTATTCATAGCTCCTTCTTAAGGTTTTGGCGGTAAGCTATTCGATAGCCTGA
The window above is part of the Metabacillus dongyingensis genome. Proteins encoded here:
- a CDS encoding methylated-DNA--[protein]-cysteine S-methyltransferase; translation: MNTEKQIIKWGILEYGQWQLYVATTEKGLCYIGSPGQSFEELKAWMQKRFPYASLIVNEEALMPYINELQEYFEGTRQSFSLRIDVKGTPFQEEIWEALKQIPYGKTCSYSDIASLVQRPAAVRAVGTAIGANPVLITVPCHRVIGKNGAITGYRGGTEMKQYLLQLESQNGGMPNA